TTAAACACCAGGGATTGGTTAAAACGTTTGGCTTTACGTCCGAAAGGTTCGGCTTTTTTCTCTCCATGTTCGATTTCAGGAGTATTGATACCGATATACCTTAGGCAACGATTGTCATTTAAGATAACGGTATCACCATCGGTTACCCGCTTAACCCATAATAATTTTTCTGCCAGCAGTTCTGCAGTGGGGAAAAAAAGAAAAATATAAATCAACCAAAAACAGCATAAATATTTTTTCATGACATTCAAACTTGTTAAGTGGTGGATCCGTTAAGTTTCCCACCGCAGATCATCCATCCAAATAGTCTGCATCCAGTCCACAGTGATACACCGCACTTTTATCCAGCATTTTCGGCAAACCGCCTCGATCAGATGGAATAAATCCAAAAGATTTATTCCATACCTCTTCATCTTCCATACAAAAATAAACCATCACATTCGGTGAATATTCCCTTATCCAACTTAATATTTTACTGTAAAGATTGATTCGTAACGGTTTAAAATACCTCATTTTACCGTCCATTCCAGAAATAAATTCGCCGTATATTATCTTGGAATCAGGAAAACGTGTCTGGATGATGGTTTTTAAAGACGGCATATAACGAAAAGTGCCGAGGCTTATCCACACAATATTTTCAGCAGAAACATGGGAAAATATCTGTTCAATCACCTGCTGGTAATCCTCTTCACATCCGTCATAAATAACCATGGGATCAAAATGAAAGGAAACCGGGTAGCCCCAGGATTCACATTTTGCCGCAGCTTTGAGTCTGGCTGAAAGTGATGCGGTATTTCGTTCTTCACCATGAATCACCTTATTTGTGTTGAGGGACCAGGACACTATGGTTTTTCGGTTGTGCCGAAGCTGTTTCAGCCCATTGATAGCCGTGGTTTTGGTTTTCAGCTCCAGCACCGTATTCGACTGGCTGGCAAATTTAGGCACCAGCAGGCTTGAAAGGTCGGTCCATGGCTCCCATATCATACTGTCGGTAAACTCTCCGGTTCCTATTCTGTTGATCTTTTTTTGGGTAAACAGTTGGTCCAATTCTAACAAAAGGTTCTGATGGTTGACAAAATATTGGAGAACCGGGGGGTGAAAATAGGACTGCAAAATACAGTAGGAACAGTCCATGCTGCAGAAAGTTCCGATATGCAGAATTTGATAACCACAGCAGGTATAATAACTGGTGCCCGGGCATTTTTTAACAAAAGCGCCTCTGTTTTGAGTCAGGAAAAGGATTTCCTTTGCCTTTTGTACCGGATCCTTCGCCTGGAGGATGGCGCGATAAACCTGCTTTTCATTTGAAACGATTACAGAGGGACATTTAAACCTCGACAGGATGGCTTCAGTTAAGGGGAGGTCTGCAACTTGTTGATCAATATAGATTTTTAACGGCTGCACTTTAATATATTTTTCCTAAACGATATGAATGGATAATTGGTTAACTCGTCATATAAATTGACAGTCATTCTCAAAAAAGCGAAGCATGAAACCTAAGGTTTGACCGGGAAATTGCCTATGGGCCTGTTGCAATACTTAATAAATAAGATCAGTGTGTTACACGTCCTCTATCTTCTCAGTTAAACCCATACAGGCAGAGACGATCAACGCCGCCGTGGGATTCTGCCCCTGACACTGTTTCAAAACTAATTGAAGCGAGATAGCTGCCGTATGTCCATTTCCAGATAGGATTGTTAAGTATGGTAACAGGCCCATAGGCAATTTGCCGGTCAAGCCGAGCTAAATTGGAAAAACGTATGTTTGTTTCTAATGAATTAATTTATAAATACCACGAATCATCTCTGTTTCCAAGATCAAAGAGATGTGCCATTGACACTTATCTTTTTTTATTCTATAAAATGGAGCATGCCCAAGGATAGCATAAAAGCCAAAAGATTGGTCGGTCTTTTTCTGCTCGGTTGTCTGCTGTTCAACTTCCCCATCCTGTCTCTGTTCAACCTCAAGGTGATTGTATTCGGCATCCCACTGTTGTACCTTTATATCTTTTCAATCTGGTTTATATTTATCGTTTTGATTTATTTGATTACCAAGTTCAGTAAAGAGACCTCACTGCCATTTCTCAAAAAGAGATAAATAATGCTAAAAGCAGAAGCCATACTTTTCTTTTCTTTCGGATATATGGGGCTTCTATTCGCCATTGCATTCTTTGGTGATAAGCATGCTAAAATTGGTCGCAGTATTGTAAGTAATCCATATATTTATACTCTCTCTCTGGCTGTTTTTTGTACTGCCTGGACTTTTTACGGTAGCGTCGGCCGTGCTGCAGCCACCGGCATAGGATTTTTACCCACTTATATCGGCCCGACCCTGATGGCGGCACTGGGATGGTTTGTGTTGCGAAAGCTCATACGTATCAGCAAGATACACCGCATTACCTCCATTGCCGATTTTATTGCTTCACGATACGGCAAAAGCTCATTTCTGGCAAGTGTGGTTACCATAATTGCGGTTTTGGGTGTCATTCCTTATATCTCACTCCAGCTAAAGGCTATTTCAACCAGCTTTTTGATCATCAAAGAATATCCAATTATTACCATGCCGGGTCATTTTGCCGAAATCCCGGTACATAAAGACACCGCTTTTTATGTCGCTCTGCTTCTGGCCATATTTACCATTCTTTTTGGGACGCGCCATCTTGATGCCACCGAACGACATGAAGGACTGGTGGCTGCCATTGCCTTTGAGTCTATTGTCAAACTGATTGCTTTCCTGGCGGTGGGCATATTTGTTACCTACGGGATTTACAGCGGTTTTGGCGATATCATTGAAAGAGCCACCAAGACACCTGAGTTAAAACAAGCATTTACCATCGGCACATGGAGCGGCTCGTATATTAACTGGAGTATATATATATTCCTTTCCATGATGGCTGTTTTATTTCTTCCACGTCAATTTCAGATCGCAGTGGTGGAGAATGTAGATGAAGAGCATTTAAAAAAGGCCATCTGGCTTTTCCCCTTATATTTATTCGCCATTAATATTTTTGTTCTACCGATTGCATTCGGCGGTATGCTCCATTTTGTGGAGGGAAACGTAGATGCTGATTTTTTTGTGTTAACCCTTCCAATGTCTGAACACAAGGAAGCCATCGCGCTGCTGGTTTTTATCGGAGGAATGTCTGCTGCAACCGGTATGGTAATTGTTGCCACTATCGCTCTTTCAACAATGATATGTAACGATCTGTTGATGCCGGTACTGCTCCGTTTACAATTCTTCAACCTTGCAACCAAGGGCGATTTGAGCCATTTTCTTTTGACCATTCGCCGTGGCAGTATCTTGCTGGTACTTTTACTGGGTTATGCCTATTTTCGATTAATCGGTGAGTATTATACTTTGGTTTCCATTGGGCTCATCTCCTTTACAGCCGCAGCCCAATTTGCTCCGGCAATTTTAGGGGGTATCTTCTGGAAAGGCGGGACACGATCCGGTGCACTCAGCGGGTTGATTCTGGGTTTTCTGGTGTGGGCTTACACACTTGTTTTTCCATCGCTCGTTTTGGCGGGATTTTTACCCAAAAGGTTTATTACTGAAGGACCTTTCGGTTTTTTGCTGCTGAGGCCTTTTCAGCTGTTTGGCCTGCAAGGATTTGATCACATCACCCATGCAGTTTTCTGGAGCATGCTTATTAATACAACCGCTTATGTGGGCGTATCGCTTTTTAGTCGTGCAAGCGCCATAGAACATACCCAGGCTGCTTTATTTGTGGATGTGTTTAAGTATTCTGAAAAACCGGAAAAATCATCTTTTTGGAGAGGAACGGCATCGGTCAAGGATCTCAAAGCTTTGCTCAGACGGTTTTTAGGAAAAAATAAAAGCGATAAAGAGTTATCTTTTTATGCCAAAAAGCATAATATTATATGGAAAAATAAATCCACTGCCGATGCCGATATGGTCAGTTATGCGGAAAATTTGCTGGCAGGGGCCATAGGATCAGCATCCGCACGCATCATGGTATCATCTGTTGTAAAAGAAGAGCCTCTTGGCATAGACGAAGTAATGAACATTCTTGATGAAACGCGTGTGGTTATTGCCTACAGCCGTGAACTGGAAAGGGCAACCGCGGATCTTCAAGCCGCCAACAAACGTCTGAAAGAGCTAGACCGGCTGAAAGATGAGTTTATCTCAACAGTTACCCATGAATTTCGTACGCCTCTCACCTCAGTACGATCCATTGCCGAAATACTCCACGAAAATCCAAACATCGATGATGAACAGAAAAAAAACTTTTCAGCGATTATTATTAAGGAGGCGGACAGGTTAACCCGATTAATCGTGCAGGTTCTGGATTTTCAAAAAATTGAATCAGGTAAAATATATTGGGAAATTTCCCCGGTTGACTTTAAAGAAGTCATTAAAGATGCCATTTCGGCCACCGGCAGCCTCATAGAAGAGAAAAAAATTAAAGTTGATCTAAATCTGCCTGATACCATCAATCTGATTGATGGTGATCGAGATCGTCTGATACAGGTGATGGTCAACCTGATTTCCAATGCGGTAAAATTTTGCCCCGACACATGGGGAATCATCGCTATTGACCTTATAGTCAAACCGGATCATCTGAAAATCAACGTAAAAGACAACGGAATCGGAATAAGTCGACAAAACCAGAAGATTGTTTTTCAAGAATTTCGGCAGGTTAAGGATTCTTCCATGGGGCGTCCACCGGGAAGTGGGTTGGGCCTTTCAATTACCAAGCGAATTATTGATTTCCATAAAGGAAAAATCTGGGTGAAAAGTAAGTCCGGAAAAGGCTCCACTTTTTCCTTTACCTTGCCGTTTTAGCAGTGATCATCTGTCATTCTGCCCCGGCACCTTTCTCTGTCTCAGCGTCGCCGAAGCCATGGACAGGTGTATTTTCCTCTCAATATTTCTTTCGGGCATAAAAAGACTTTCTGGAGGCCAGTCTGGCTTGTTTCAAAGTGTGTATTCCCTGCTTGGCCAAAAGCGGAATCAATTTAAGAAAAATTTCACCCGTTGCAATCGCATCTCCTAAAGCGGTATGCCTGCCAACAATACTTATGCCCAACCTTTCAGCTATGGCTTCCATATTGTGATCTTCCTGAAAAGGATGAACCACAGAAGAAAGGAGCAGGGTATCCAATACAGGATTTAAAAATTGAACACCTGTCGCTTCCTCTTTTACCTGCAACATGCGCATATCAAAAGCCGCATTGTGGGCAACCAGAATGGTGTCTTCGGCAAATTGGTGAAATAAAGGGAGCACCTTGTCGATGGTGGGCTGGTTTTGAAGCATGTCGGGTTTAATTCCATGTATCTGTATCGATTCAAAAGGCAACGGTCTTCCGGGATCGATTAACTGATCGAAATTTTCTTCATTCAGCAGATGGCAATTTATAATACGTACGGCACCGATCGAAATGATTTCATCCCCTTGTGAAGGGTTTAAGCCGGTTGTTTCCGTATCAAAAACAGTATATGAAAGTTCATCCAAAGTCCGGTTATCCTGCTTGGTATTTTGTCCGGGCTGGTTAAACAGATCGAAGTCATAAAATTCCGGTCTGCTTTCAGGCAGTATGGTCAGATTTCCCAGATTTTTCTGCTGCAAAGCTTCGGTGGCCGGAAGCAGCAAGCGAATATAAGATTTCCTGGAATCTTTACATGAATAAGACCAGAGCTCTCCATCATGATGTTTGATGACCTCTTTTAAAGTTAACGGGATGCTTTCATTATCAACGGAAATAAACTGCTCATCCCATTTTTTAAGTGTTTCGATTTTCACCGGACTTCCGCGCCACAGCCAGTCGAGATTGATAAACCGCCCTTTTTTTTCAAAAATGCAGTCAAACTCATCGGTATTGGTCTCATTTTTTAACTTATCCAGCAGAAAAAGAGTGGCTAAAACGATCGAGTAACTGTCGACTTGAATATTGATTTTTTCGCTGCATTTTTTAATATTAATTTGAACATCAAGTTTATCTTTGGTTTTTCGCCTGACCGCCTCAAGCATGTCGTCGGCCTTTATATGAACCAGCGGCCAGCGGGTGCGGATACGGCAATTCGAATCAGAATCGGCTTTGTCAACTATTTTACCGATCATCAGCGATTCTTCATGTATAATTTTTCTGAAAATATCAAGCTGGGATCTTTCCATATCGGGAAATTCGCGGATTGCTTCAATTGCCGCACGTAAACTCGCCAGTGATCCCCGAATTCCTCTTCGCAAAGATTGCAACAGAAAATCTATTCGGCTGTCGGATTCGAATTGCTGGGTGATATCGTGAAGGGTGAGGATAAATCCTTTAAATTCCCTATTATTATTGAGAATAGGGGCGGCCTCAACACGCAGAAGACGGTCTTGCTTATCTGCCACCACAAAATAAGAAGCCGCATCCGTTTCCTTGCGTTTTAATTTGTCAGCAATCTCGTCTACGGCATGTACAATGAGGTTTTTGTCAATGATACTGAAAACCGATCGTCCAAGCCCGATAAAACGACCCGATTCTTTACTACCAGCGGCTTCACGGTATTCGTTATCCTTATCTCCGATAAGGAATCTTTTGGCCCGTTTGTTGTATAAAAGAATCTGCCCTTCACGGTTGCAGATGATGACACCTTCGGGCAATTCAGCCATTAAGGCTGCAAGAATATTTTTTTCTTCTTCGGATTCTGCCCTTGCCTGCTGGATTCTTTCATCTATGTTGTTTTGTTCTTTTTCAAAACGTTCTGCCCATTCGTTGATCACTTTGGCAAGACGCACCACCTCCCGGCTTCCTTCCAGCTGAATACGATGGGATGGGTTGGTTGAATGAATCAAAACACTTTCTTCGGCAAGTTTGTCCAGGGGAAGGATATAGAAACGAAACACCCAGTCAAGACCAAACCCCAGACCGGCCAACAATAGAAAAACAGCGGTAAATATGTATAAAAAATTCCGTTTTAAAAATTCGCTCAAAAAAAACTTCTCTCCCGGTAAAAGCTGGTGCCAGAACAAAAATCCAACCGTCACTATAAAAACCAGGGTAAACGCTATAGAGACTAGCGCAAACCACAAAAATTTACTATTTTGCTTCATGCTTATTTTTCAAGTAGTTGTTTAACTTTATCAACTATTTCAATATTCGAAAAAGGTTTGGTAATATACGCATCCGCTCCAAGGGCCAAACCCTTTTCAACATTTGCGTCGCTGCCAAGAGCAGTTAACAGAATAATTTTTATCCCATCCCACCGGGGGTTTTCACGAACCCGCTGGCAGACTTCAAAACCATCAATAACCGGCAGCATAATATCGAGCAGAATCAGATCCACCTTTTTTTCAGCAATGATTTCCATTGCTTCTTCACCGCTAAAGGCGACCATTACTTCATAGCCGTTTTGTTCCATCAGAAACTGTACCGGTACGATTATACTAGGCTCATCATCTACAATAAGTATTTGTTTCGGCATGGCAGGAGGCCTTTATAATGGTTGTCAAAAAAACATTCCGTTATCGAAACGGTTTTTTCTACAACCACTTATACCGCAATTCCGTATTTGGGAACATATTTATGGCAAGCGGCATAATGAGTCAAAGTGAGACCAGGGCAAAAAAATAGCCGGCACAAAAATTTCCTTATGTGCCGGCCATTTACATACCACACATATGTTTTTAATAAAAAATATAAATATGCAATCACAAGGCTATTTTCTAGCCTTTGCATAGCCGATACCTTCCAGCGCTTCTTCCATTTCACCTAAAGTTGCCGGATCGTCAATGGTTGCAGGCATGTTCCATTCCTTGTTATCTGCAATTTTCTGAATGGTACCCCTTAAGATCTTGCCTGAACGGGTCTTGGGAAGGCGTTTGACCACTGTGGCGGTTTTAAAGGAAGCAACCGGCCCTATTCGATCGCGCACCATTTGGACGACTTCTTTGATGATTTCATCCTGGTTACGGGTCACGCCTGCATTGAGTACCAGAAATCCAATGGGAATTTGGCCTTTCAACTTATCATCCACGCCAAGAACGGCACATTCCGCAACATCAGGATGGTCGGACAGGACTTCTTCCATGCCGCCGGTTGATAAACGGTGACCGGCTACATTAATGATGTCGTCCGTCCGGGTCATCACAAAGACATATCCGTCCTCATCGATAAAACCGGCATCAGCGGTCTTGTAATACCCCGGAAACTCTTTAAGGTAGGCTTCAATAAAAGCCTCATCTCTGTTCCACAGGGTTGGAAGTGTTCCCGGAGGCAGGGGGAGTTTCACCACCAGGGCTCCTATTTCTCCTGATTTTACCAGATTGTTATCCGGATCAACCACTTTGACATCCCATCCCGGCGCCGGTTTGGTTGGCGAACCTTCTTTTACCGGAAAGTGATGAATACCCAGGCAGTTTGCACAAATGGCCCAACCTGTCTCGGTCTGCCACCAGTGATCGATAACCGGACAACCGATATTCGATTCCGCCCATTTTAACGTATCCGGATCCAACCGTTCACCTGCAAGAAAAAGGGCTTTAAAGTTTGACAGATCATATTTCTTCATCAATTCAGCGCTGGGATCTTCACGTTTGATCGCCCGGAAGGCGGTTGGGGCGGTAAACATGGTTTTTACTTTATGCTCTGATATGACCCTCCAGAACACTCCGGCATCCGGTGTGCCTACAGGCTTGCCTTCAAACAGTATGGTGGTGCAACCTTTAAAAAGCGGCCCGTAAACGATATAGGAGTGTCCGACGACCCAGCCCACATCAGATGCCGCCCAGTATACATCTCCTTTGTCCACATTATATATATTTTTCATGGTCCACTTAAGGGCGACGACATGTCCGCCGTTGTCCCGAACCACGCCTTTGGGTATGCCGGTGGTTCCTGATGTATATAAAATATAAAGCGGATCCGTCGCTGCAACCGGAACACAGTCGTGGGGCTTTGCCTCTGCCATGACATCATTCCAATCAAGGTCACGGCCGTCAACCAGGGGTGCGGTTTCCATGGGTCGTTGCAAGATAATACATTTTTCCGGCTTAGCCGATGCCATGTTTATGGCTTCATCAAGGAGAGGTTTGTAAGCAATCACTTTGGCAACTTCAATACCGCAGGATGCGGATACAATGATCTTGGGCTTGGCATCATCAATTCTTACGGCCAGCTCCTTGGCGGCAAAACCTCCAAATACCACAGAATGAACTGCGCCAAGACGCGCGCAGGCCAGCATTGCAATGGCCGATTCGGCAATCATCGGCATATATATAAGTACCCGGTCCCCCTTTTTTACCCCCTGGGCGGCCAGCACACCGGCAAATACAGCCACCTCATCCCGCAGTTCATTATACGTGTATTTTTTTATCGTATTGGTGACCGGGCTGTCATAAATCAGGGCATCCTGATTACCCAAGCCGTTTTCAATATGAAAATCAAGCGCGTTGTAACAGGTGTTGATTTCACCACCGGTAAACCATCGGTAGTACGGCTTATTGGAATCGTCCAGCACCTTATCCCATTTTTTGTACCAGTGGCAATCCTCAGCCGCTTCCGCCCAGAAACTGTCCGGGTCTTTAATCGATTTTTCAAAAGCCTCATCATACGGATTGGTCATATTTTTTCCTCCTCCAGCATGCTGCTGATTTATTATTCATGGTAAATATACGGAAGGTGCGTATTCTTACTCAGGACTCGCGAAAAAATAACTTCATATTATAGCCATCCCGGATTCACCAGGGATTTATCCGATACTTAACCGAAAAATCCTCAAAACAGCCGGACAATATTATAGTTTAGAAGCCTTGGATTAAACGGGTAATGGTAGACTCAGAATTCCGCACCTATCCATGCGCCTAAACGGTGAACTTAATTTTACGCGAACCCCAAGCAAGAAAACTGTATAGTGATTCCACCAGTGTAGAATGGAACATAAAAAACTTTATGAAACTGTTCGATCCGGCCGGAAAAAAACTAAGTCTTCCGGCCGGAACTTTTTACCGTATCTTAGTTTGGTACTACTCAGGTTGTCCGGCTCCCGGTTTCAAAGCTTACGGTTATCTATCATATGTTCAGTATTAAAGAGCCGTTACTGCTAAATCGAACACCATCAAACCTGAATAGCTGCCTCTTTTTAATTGGATGAGTATTCTACCCCCAGAGTCCCCAACCAAACGATGCGGTGAACAGGATGGAAAAAACAACAAGAATTATCATCCATATATCTTCTCGTTTCATAATGAATATCTCCTATTAAATGTTTGGTTACGCTTCCTTGACCACGGTCATGGTCTCGGTTTCCATACGTTCAATCCGGTCATCAGACAGTGTCGACATTTGAGCTTTGAAACACAGAGCCCACATCATAATTATACCGAGAATCCACCAGAATATCTGCCATGACCACAGCGGGGTGAAGCCGGAAAAGGAAAATGCCTTGTTGCCCAGAATACATGCGGGTCCTATGGCAAAGAAGTACCATACCGGTACCACAAACAGCATCACCTTGCGCCATGCCTTCCCGCTTTCGCTGGGCGCGTCAATATCATCCAGAAAGGCGCGCACCTCATTTTGCCTCTTTATGGTCTCTTCATTGTCTTTAAATCCGAGTCCTCGGCAAATATAGGCCACAACGAGTCCGGAAAATGTTCCCCAGAATGCTGCATGCATGGAAAGTGGTCTGGGCCAGATGCTATAGGTAATCCAAACAGCAATCATGCCGGCCAAAACACCTAAAACCGCACCGATGGATGGGAACCTGAAACCCCAGATGACTCCCACTAGAAGCACATACATGACAAAGCCGAATGCCGTTGCAAAGGCTCCCAAAATAACCAGCGCCGCTTTTGATGTCAATCCAACGGTAAGGGCACCTGCGGTAAGCAGTGTGGCTAAAATACGGTTTACCCAAATCTGCTCAGCATGTCCGGCTTCCTGTTTTCTGATATACCGCCAGTAAAGGTCCCGCAGCAAAATGGAACCGCCGGTGCCGATATAAGGTGCAGCCGTGGAGTGGATGGCTGCGATGGCACCGAGAAAAACGATACCGAGCACGAATGGCGGCAGAAATTCCTTCATCAGGGTGGGTACCACCGTGGCCTGAGTTAAATTCTGAAAATTCGGATCACCGGCCACTTCAAGCACTTTGGCCCCCATTCCCTGAAATGCGGTGAAGAAGAACAGGGCAAAGCCGACCACAAAGGTGGACATAAACGCCTGCTGCCAGGCAAGCGGCTTGGGTGATTTGATACCAAAGGTCCACATGGTAAATGCCGGAGAGGACTGAATGCCCATCAGGGCGAACATGTAAGTCAAAACCATGACAGCCGTCCATGCTGTTTCGCCTTCCGCCCCGCCAAGACCCCAGTTGATTACACGGGGAACCTCCAGAAACCTTACATCCAGCGCAGCCACTGCGGCGGAAAATTTTTCCCAGCCTCCGAACTTGGGACCGGTCACAACGAAAAATCCAAGCAGAATGATACCACCCACCAGGAGCACAAACTGAATCACGCCTACCCAGGTGCTTGCTTTCAGTCCGCCGGTGCATACATAGAACCATACGATGAATCCCATAAAAATGGCACCAAATGCGACTGGAACACCGGCAATGATATGAAACAGTGCGGCCGAGGCCATCAGTTGAACGGCGGAATAAAACAGAGAGTATAACACCGCGGTCAAAACAACCAGAAATCTGAGAAACTCTGAATTGAAATAATAGGCATACATGTCTCCGGGTGTAATAAATCCGTATCGTTTGCCCATGAGCCACACCCTCTTGTTAAAAAACGTTCCGGTAATCGGAATGGTCAGCACATAGAATGAGGCAAAGGCATAGGCCAAACCGTCACGCCAGATCAGACCCGGGTGACCGATAAATGTCCACCCGGAAAAGGAGGCGGCGGTGGCCGCGAGCAAAAATGCGAAAAATGGGATAGACCGGCCCGCAATGGCATATCCCGCGGAGGTTTTTTCGGTAAAATAACCTTTTAACCCCCAGTAAAAACAATAAATAATATAAATGCCAAGCATTATGTAAACCCAAGTGGTTCCACTCATTTTTTCCCTCCTGTGCAAAGGTCAATGAAATTTAACTTTGATAGTTAAATTTCTGATAATAATTTAAACAGCACCAGGAATGTTTAACCACCTCCCTTCGGAAATATTTAAGATCTGATAAAAAAATTGTTTTCCTCTCCCTTTTTAACCGGTTTTTTAACCGGTATCCTGATACTGACAAAATTTAATTGTAAAAGAACGGATGCGGGAATTGAAAAATGTCTTTATTCCACAAGGCACAACTCCAGCAAATGCCAATCTTATTATCTGGCCATATTCTTGATCTCTTCCACTATTTCAGGGTTGGCCAGCGTGGTCACGTCTCCCACGTCCTGATTATTGGAAATTGCACCGAGAACCCTGCGCATGATCTTTCCGGAACGGGTTTTGGGCATATCACTCACGATCCATACTCCCTTCGGTTTGGCAATTTTACCGATTTCGTCACAAACCGCATCGGAAATCTTTTTGGCAAGCGCATCACTGGCTTTATAACCCGGTTTTAAAGCAATATAAAGATCCGGTTCCCTTCCCTTGATGTCATGGGCCACAGGAACCACCGCAGCTTCGGCGACCTCTTCAACGACAAGTGCTGCAGATTCTATTTCCTTTGTTCCCAAACGGTGACCGGACACATTGATGACGTCATCGATCCGTCCCAGGATACGGAAATACCCGTCCTCGGCCTCAACCGCGGCATCTCCCGTCATATACGGCCAGTCCTTCCAGTCCTTTGAGTCGGGATTCTTGCAATACCGGGCATAATAGGTATCCACATATCGATCCCTGTCTCCCCATATGGTCTGGAAACCTCCGGGCCACGGATTTTGAATGCAGATATTACCGGCTTTTCCTGCCCCTGCCGGAAGAATCTCTCCTTCTTCATCGTAGATGATCGGATGAATACCCGGCATTCCCGGTCCTGCGCTCCCCGGTTTCATCGGTTTTATTCCGGGTAATGTGCTGCAGAGAAACCCTCCTGTTTCGGTCTGCCACCAGGTATCCACGATGATCGCCTCACCCTTTCCCACCACTTCATGATACCATTTCCAGACCTCAGGTTCGATGGGCTCACCCACTGTGGTCATGTGTTTGAAATGATAATTATACTTGGCAGGTTCATCAGGGCCGATTTTTCTTAAAGCCCGGATTGCCGTGGGTGCGGTATGAAAGATGTTCACATCCAGATCCTGTGCAATCCGCCATGCCCTGCCGGCATCCGGATAGGTGGGCACCCCTTCATAAACCACCGTGGATGCGCATATGGCCAGTGGTCCATACACAATGTACGAGTGGCCGG
This region of Thermodesulfobacteriota bacterium genomic DNA includes:
- the acs gene encoding acetate--CoA ligase, which gives rise to MAEKEVVETSEAQIAVHWGEEEYYYPSYEFVAQANMTDPAVYDRFGLDNFPNCFKEYADLLDWYEYWHTILDTSDAPCWKWFVGGKINASYNCIDRHLAKNKNKTAIHFVPEPLEEKYEHITFQELYVRVNEFAALLRDFAGLKAGDRVTLHMPMVAELPITMLALARLGVIHSQVFGGFSGRACADRIEDSNSRVLITMDAYYRSGTLLDHKQNADIAVDLAAKDGQKVDKVLVWQRYPGKASSPTPMVEGRDYFVNDLLKDYYGARVDPVPMPAEAPLFLMYTSGTTGKPKGCQHSIGGFLSYTAGTSKYVQDIHPEDVYWCMADIGWITGHSYIVYGPLAICASTVVYEGVPTYPDAGRAWRIAQDLDVNIFHTAPTAIRALRKIGPDEPAKYNYHFKHMTTVGEPIEPEVWKWYHEVVGKGEAIIVDTWWQTETGGFLCSTLPGIKPMKPGSAGPGMPGIHPIIYDEEGEILPAGAGKAGNICIQNPWPGGFQTIWGDRDRYVDTYYARYCKNPDSKDWKDWPYMTGDAAVEAEDGYFRILGRIDDVINVSGHRLGTKEIESAALVVEEVAEAAVVPVAHDIKGREPDLYIALKPGYKASDALAKKISDAVCDEIGKIAKPKGVWIVSDMPKTRSGKIMRRVLGAISNNQDVGDVTTLANPEIVEEIKNMAR
- a CDS encoding propionyl-CoA synthetase, whose product is MTNPYDEAFEKSIKDPDSFWAEAAEDCHWYKKWDKVLDDSNKPYYRWFTGGEINTCYNALDFHIENGLGNQDALIYDSPVTNTIKKYTYNELRDEVAVFAGVLAAQGVKKGDRVLIYMPMIAESAIAMLACARLGAVHSVVFGGFAAKELAVRIDDAKPKIIVSASCGIEVAKVIAYKPLLDEAINMASAKPEKCIILQRPMETAPLVDGRDLDWNDVMAEAKPHDCVPVAATDPLYILYTSGTTGIPKGVVRDNGGHVVALKWTMKNIYNVDKGDVYWAASDVGWVVGHSYIVYGPLFKGCTTILFEGKPVGTPDAGVFWRVISEHKVKTMFTAPTAFRAIKREDPSAELMKKYDLSNFKALFLAGERLDPDTLKWAESNIGCPVIDHWWQTETGWAICANCLGIHHFPVKEGSPTKPAPGWDVKVVDPDNNLVKSGEIGALVVKLPLPPGTLPTLWNRDEAFIEAYLKEFPGYYKTADAGFIDEDGYVFVMTRTDDIINVAGHRLSTGGMEEVLSDHPDVAECAVLGVDDKLKGQIPIGFLVLNAGVTRNQDEIIKEVVQMVRDRIGPVASFKTATVVKRLPKTRSGKILRGTIQKIADNKEWNMPATIDDPATLGEMEEALEGIGYAKARK
- a CDS encoding sodium:solute symporter family protein; this translates as MSGTTWVYIMLGIYIIYCFYWGLKGYFTEKTSAGYAIAGRSIPFFAFLLAATAASFSGWTFIGHPGLIWRDGLAYAFASFYVLTIPITGTFFNKRVWLMGKRYGFITPGDMYAYYFNSEFLRFLVVLTAVLYSLFYSAVQLMASAALFHIIAGVPVAFGAIFMGFIVWFYVCTGGLKASTWVGVIQFVLLVGGIILLGFFVVTGPKFGGWEKFSAAVAALDVRFLEVPRVINWGLGGAEGETAWTAVMVLTYMFALMGIQSSPAFTMWTFGIKSPKPLAWQQAFMSTFVVGFALFFFTAFQGMGAKVLEVAGDPNFQNLTQATVVPTLMKEFLPPFVLGIVFLGAIAAIHSTAAPYIGTGGSILLRDLYWRYIRKQEAGHAEQIWVNRILATLLTAGALTVGLTSKAALVILGAFATAFGFVMYVLLVGVIWGFRFPSIGAVLGVLAGMIAVWITYSIWPRPLSMHAAFWGTFSGLVVAYICRGLGFKDNEETIKRQNEVRAFLDDIDAPSESGKAWRKVMLFVVPVWYFFAIGPACILGNKAFSFSGFTPLWSWQIFWWILGIIMMWALCFKAQMSTLSDDRIERMETETMTVVKEA